The following are encoded together in the Candidatus Methylomirabilis tolerans genome:
- a CDS encoding lysophospholipid acyltransferase family protein codes for MKPKARGGVVAYLEYLLVAGLAKGLLRLPSSMAYSVGEGLAALLYRFDRKHRIIAHENLRRAFNGELSSPEITDLARSTFINLGRTVVETCRILKIDRENFQQLIRIEGYEHFQEAKRRGKGVMYITAHLGSWELLPLASALMGEPLTIVARPLDNPYLNRVINRLRSIWGTRVLAKKLVMPALVQTLSRGESVGILMDQNITWKEGVFVDFFGMPACTALAPALLALRTDASVVPVAIIRDGRDRHTILIEQEIPVIRTGRLRADIVANTASFTRAIEALVRREPAQWLWVHRRWKTQPRAESPVPCTLHPTPGT; via the coding sequence ATGAAACCGAAGGCCAGGGGCGGTGTTGTTGCCTATCTCGAATACCTCCTCGTGGCGGGACTCGCGAAGGGATTGTTGCGCCTGCCATCTTCAATGGCCTATTCTGTCGGCGAGGGGTTGGCGGCGCTTCTGTACCGCTTTGATCGCAAGCACCGGATCATTGCCCATGAGAACCTGCGTCGAGCCTTCAATGGCGAGCTTTCCTCTCCAGAGATTACTGACCTCGCGCGCTCGACCTTCATCAACCTCGGTCGAACCGTTGTTGAGACCTGCCGGATTCTCAAGATCGATCGGGAGAACTTTCAACAACTCATCCGGATCGAAGGGTATGAGCACTTTCAGGAGGCCAAGCGTCGAGGGAAAGGGGTCATGTACATTACGGCGCATTTGGGTTCGTGGGAACTGCTTCCACTTGCATCCGCCCTCATGGGGGAACCACTGACTATTGTGGCGCGCCCTCTGGATAATCCATATCTGAACAGGGTCATCAATCGGTTGCGGAGTATCTGGGGAACGAGGGTATTGGCCAAGAAGCTGGTGATGCCGGCGCTGGTTCAGACGCTGTCTCGCGGAGAGAGTGTTGGGATCCTGATGGATCAGAATATCACCTGGAAAGAAGGGGTGTTTGTCGATTTTTTTGGTATGCCGGCCTGTACCGCCCTCGCGCCGGCTCTCCTGGCTCTCAGAACCGACGCATCGGTTGTTCCCGTCGCCATTATACGGGATGGGCGGGATCGGCACACTATTCTTATAGAGCAAGAAATTCCCGTGATCAGAACAGGGCGACTGAGGGCAGACATCGTGGCCAATACCGCCTCTTTTACTAGGGCTATCGAAGCGCTTGTCCGTAGGGAGCCGGCCCAGTGGCTCTGGGTCCATCGTAGATGGAAAACGCAACCGCGTGCCGAGTCCCCTGTACCCTGCACCCTACACCCGACACCCGGAACCTAG